TCGAGGAGCGCGGCGCCGGCGCCGTCGCCGAAGAGGACGCAGGTCGAGCGATCCGTGTAGTCGACGATCTTCGAAAGCGTCTCGGCGCCGATGACGAGCACGGATTCGTACATGCCGCCGCGGATGAGCGATGCGGCGGTCGTCAAGCCGTAGACGAATCCCGAGCACGCGATCGAGATGTCGAACGCCGGCGTGCCCGCGACGCCGAGCCGGTCGCCGACGATACAAGCCGTCGCCGGGAAAAGATAATCAGGGGTCGCCGTCGCGACGATGATCGCGCCGACGTCCTTCGGTTGCTTACCGGCGGCGTCGAGCGCGGCGAGCGCCGCTGGAACGGCTATGTCCGACGTCGCTTGATCGGGAGCCGCGATGTGGCGCCGGCGCATGCCGGTCCGTTGGACGATCCATTCGTCAGTGGTGTCGACGAGGCGTTCGAGGTCTTGGTTCGTCAGAACGCCAGCGGGAGCGTAGCTGCCGATGCCTGCTATCCGAACGCCGAACACGAGGCGCGGTTACGCCTTCGCCCCGGCCGACTCGTCCGGTCGGGCGACGGCCACGCGGCCGTTATAGTAACCGCAATTGCTGCACGCGTAATGCGGCCGGCGCGGCTGATGGCACTGAGGACATGTCGAAACCGCGGGAGCCGCGGTCTTCCAATTGCTCCGCCTCGAGCGGGTGTTCGACTTGCTCCGTTTTTGCTTCGGGTTCGCCATATCTCTCCGGTTCCGGTCGAGTTTGGAGCGGTCGACCTTTACGGTCGACCGTCAGTTGTTGTCGCGTTCTTGTATCAACCGGGACAGGCCTGCCAGCCTCTCGTCCAAGACCGTCTCCTTGCAATCGCAATCGGTCAGGTTGCGGTTGCCGCCGCATACCGGGCAGATGCCCTTGCAGCGTTCGTCGCATACGGCCGCCATCGGTTCGTCGACCTCGAGCAATTGCACTACGAGATCGTCGAGATCGATGCTCCTGTCGACGAGCGGCGACACATCGGAGAAGAGCGCGTCTTTCGGCGCGACGTCTTCGCTGAACGCCTCTTCGATCGTCACTCGAGTCGGACGTTTGAACGCCTCGAGGCAGCGCACGCACGTCTCGGCTTCGACGCCTTCGACCTGACCTTCCATGTAGACGCCGTGTGATATTCGACCGATGGTCGCGACCACGCGAACGCCGTCAGGGTAACGAGCGCCGACGTCGCCCGGCGGCCGGACGACTTGATCGACTTCGATGGCTTCGACATCGCTGCCGAAAAGACGATCGACGGGAATCTTCACAGGGGGAGCCTTGCGCATACGAAAGCCCGGCCACGAGGGCGGGCTGCTGGAACGACGGCTTTATTATAGAAAAGCTGCCGCCCGATGTCAAATGGTTTTACGGCTCGGGACGGGCCGCTAGCTCGCTTGATCTAGCGTTTCGAGCGCCTTCACGGCATCGCCGAACGACGCCACGGGAATGATCCGGATCCCCGGCGTTCCTTTTATATCCGTGTAGTTTTGGAGCGGCACGAGAAAGACGGTCGCACCGGCGTGCTTCGCCGCCTGCAGTTTTTCTTTCGTGCCTTCGATCGGGTCGACGGTGCCGTTCAGTTCGAGCACGCCCGTGCCGGCGACCATGCGCGCAGGTCCGAGATCCTTGCCGGTCAGCGTCCGATAGATCTGCAGCGCGAACATCAGCCCGGCCGATGAGCCGTTGATATCGTGCACGTCGTACTTCACCGGAATAGGAACGCTGTACGCGCCGGGGTCGAAGCTGACGATCATGCCGAAACGGGGACGTCCTTGGATCGTCGCCGTCTTGCACGTCACCGTCTCGTGCGACCCGCCGCGGACGAGGCTGAATCGATACGCGCTGCCCGTCGGCTTCGATCGGGTCGCGTCCGTCACGGCGCCGATCGTCGCGACGAGTTTCCCATCGACGGCCACGATACGATCGCGCAGGCGTAGGCACGAGGCTGCGGGGGTTTTCGGCAAGATGCGCTCCACGACGACCGCCGCATGCGAGGGCACGTGGAGTCCCGCGGCTCGTTCAGCGACGACTTCCGCCGTCTCTTGGCTCTGCTTCATGTCGTCGACGAGCGCCGAGTCGAGCTGCTGGTCGGTCATCGACGGCGGTACGAGGTCCTCGCGTTTGACGATCTCGAAACCCGGCAGGATCTTCGCGGCCGCGTAGTATGCCGGCCGGCCAGGCAGCACGTTGACGTCGGTGAGGAACAGCGAACCTGGCGGCGGCGAGTGCCCGGCGATCGCGATGACGCCGTTGAGATCGACGGCCGCGCCCGGACCGAATATATAGTAGGGCAAGCTGACGTAGAAGAGCAGGTACGTCACGACGAACGTGATCGCGCCGGTCGCGAGCGCGACGCCGAGCAGCGCGAGCCGCCGGCGACGGCGGAACTCGCGCATGAACTCTTGGTCTTCGGTCGGGATCTCGCTCAACGAGTCGCTGCTCCGTTCCCCGATGCGCCGTTCAAGGTCGAGGCGAGCGTCTGCCGGCCTTTTTGAACGGTGGCGAGAGCACCGCCGAGCGTCGTATCGAGCTGGGCGAGGACACGGTCGGCGTACTCGTCGGCGCCGCGCCGGATCTCGGCGGCACGCGCTTCCGCTTGCGAGATGACTTTGTCGGCGCGCGTCTGAGCGAGCCGCCCGAGTTCGTTCTCATCGAGCAGTTGGCTTTTCGTCGTCGACGCTTCCTCGACGATACGATCGGCCTGCTCTTTGGCCTGCGAGAGAAGACGGTCTTTCTCTTGCGTCACTTGTTTTGCGCGGCCGACTTCGTCGGGCAAGCTAGCGCGGAGCTTCTCGATGAGGTCGAGCGTGCGCTCGAGGCCGACGACCCGATAGCCGAAAGGCAGCCATAGCCCTTCCTTGACGGTCGTCTCGAGCTTGTCGATGACGCGATAGATGCTCATGAGAGCTTCCTTTCCTTTATCTTTGCCTTTGCCTTGGCCGGACGCATCGCGCTCATCGCGCGCAGGACGAGCGGCGGCACGAAATCCGAGATGTCGCCGCCGAGCGAGAACACTTCTTTGACGGACGACGACGAGACGTACGCATACTCGATGGACGCCGGGACGAATATCGTGTCCGGATTGCCGCGCAGCTTACGGTTGAGGACGGCCATCGAATACTCATGCTCGAAATCCGATACGATGCGCAACCCCTTGACGATGACCTGAGCGCCGACGCCGCTGACGAAATCGACGAGCAGCC
Above is a genomic segment from Candidatus Eremiobacteraceae bacterium containing:
- a CDS encoding DUF177 domain-containing protein, yielding MKIPVDRLFGSDVEAIEVDQVVRPPGDVGARYPDGVRVVATIGRISHGVYMEGQVEGVEAETCVRCLEAFKRPTRVTIEEAFSEDVAPKDALFSDVSPLVDRSIDLDDLVVQLLEVDEPMAAVCDERCKGICPVCGGNRNLTDCDCKETVLDERLAGLSRLIQERDNN
- the coaD gene encoding pantetheine-phosphate adenylyltransferase yields the protein MRNRNGSVENRRPAVYPGSFDPVTNGHLDIIVRAARCFPRLIVAVVDNPNKVPMFSLDRRVELLREVCSGIANVEVAQFAGLLVDFVSGVGAQVIVKGLRIVSDFEHEYSMAVLNRKLRGNPDTIFVPASIEYAYVSSSSVKEVFSLGGDISDFVPPLVLRAMSAMRPAKAKAKIKERKLS
- a CDS encoding S16 family serine protease, which translates into the protein MSEIPTEDQEFMREFRRRRRLALLGVALATGAITFVVTYLLFYVSLPYYIFGPGAAVDLNGVIAIAGHSPPPGSLFLTDVNVLPGRPAYYAAAKILPGFEIVKREDLVPPSMTDQQLDSALVDDMKQSQETAEVVAERAAGLHVPSHAAVVVERILPKTPAASCLRLRDRIVAVDGKLVATIGAVTDATRSKPTGSAYRFSLVRGGSHETVTCKTATIQGRPRFGMIVSFDPGAYSVPIPVKYDVHDINGSSAGLMFALQIYRTLTGKDLGPARMVAGTGVLELNGTVDPIEGTKEKLQAAKHAGATVFLVPLQNYTDIKGTPGIRIIPVASFGDAVKALETLDQAS